Part of the Vanacampus margaritifer isolate UIUO_Vmar chromosome 12, RoL_Vmar_1.0, whole genome shotgun sequence genome, ATGAATGGGAAGTCCAAAGTGGGATTTTCCTGCATGGAGAGCCAAAGTGAAGCCATTTTGGTGTCATTAAGAAAGTGTGAAGCACAAAAAAGATTTCAGATTTCCTAAGACCACCTCTTAGATTGTGCTTCTCAACTTTTTACAAAATTCTTTCAGGCATTAATCGATAAACACGCAGTAACTGTAAAAAGGTGGCAATGTCCAGTCATTCGGCCCGTTCCTAAAACATGACCTTTGACCTATTGTATGAATCCACTGCACATAAAAGGATGGAGCAGCTTTTAGAcggccattttcattttcttgagCAAAAAAAGCGTGACGACAAATGAAAGCATCGGACGAGCCTTCGCTGGCTCATTTACATTCGAATGGATTCCGTTGGGACGGCGCCTGTTAATGAACGCAACACGGGACACCGCATGGAAGCCACAGGCTCGTTTCAGGCAGATCACAgaacagaaactaaacatgactttcatcttttgctttttttctagAGGGATGACTTTAATCTTGAATGCATCAAACCATCAAAAGACTGCAAAGTTTCATTCAAGATGAAAGACACGTTCGCTGGCGTGTTTTTCTGCCACATACGGAAGGAAAGTCAAAATGGTTTGCACTCGTCTTGGTGGGCAGCTCGCCCTCCGCCCTCCGCCCTCTGCCCTCCGCCCTCGCCCGTGTGACAACATGGAGGCCATTTttggattttcatttttgcacacTTCTCTAAACAATTCTTTGCCGATCGATCCAAATAGTTGCGGCTTGATTTGAAGTCTTGCAGCTGGccgccacttcctgttttcaatcTTGCCAACTGTTGTCACGCACACATGCAAACCATTTTGCCAGGTCAGGAGGGTCCTGAGGCACTTTGCGAGTTTTGGGGGTCGGCGGGGGTCCCCTGGTAGATGATCCGGTTCCTGACGCCGTGCTGGACCATCCTCTGCTGCGCTCGCTGCCTGGCGTTGCTATAGCGGCAGTAGCACCTGCGCCAACAAACACAACGCAAGGAAGACGCTTGGCATCAGCGGCTGCCGGGCATCGGGAGGGGGGAGGCGGGCGGGACTGACCAGGAAGAGAAAGTGCCCAGCAGGAAGCCCCCCGCGCCCACGTCGAACGAGCGCTTCACACGACCTGCACACACGCACCAGCCAATCAGCAGCCGCTAAAtcagtcatcatcatcgtcgtcatgatGGCGTGCACTGACTGGTGACCAAAAAGTGCAGGAGGCCGGCGGCC contains:
- the cox20 gene encoding cytochrome c oxidase assembly protein COX20, mitochondrial gives rise to the protein MSKEEDERSTQKGYRLLGILDVQNTPCAREAVLHGAGASLAAGLLHFLVTSRVKRSFDVGAGGFLLGTFSSWCYCRYSNARQRAQQRMVQHGVRNRIIYQGTPADPQNSQSASGPS